DNA from Pseudomonas putida:
GAAACCGACCTTCTGGTCGGTTTTTTTGTGCCTGCAATTTGCCAGGCAAGGCATGTCCCTTATGAGGGTGTCGAATCCGCAAACAAGGGCGAAGCCCTTGCCATCCACCGCGTTCCCCTTTTCGCGGGTAAACCCCCACTGGTTACGTGGTGTTCTTGTACGACAGCGTTAGCCGTCTGTAGGCACAGCGCCTCGGAGAGGGCGCGTCGATCGACTGTCCGACTTGCCCCTCGATTGGCAACGCCATCAGTATGTAGGCCGAAGCCACCCTCGAAGGCATACCCATGAAGCTGTCACACCGCCCCGTACGCCACCACGACATCGCCGCCCTCTGCTGCTTCCCCCAAGGCCCGGACGAGCTGTTCTACATGTTCCCCAAGGCCTCCTACCCGCTCACGCCGGACCAACTGAGCGATGCCATTGCCCAGCGCAGCGGCTCGACGGTGATCGAAGGTGATGGCGTGGTGCTGGGCTTTGCCAACTTCTACAAGGCCGAGCACGGCGGCGTGTGCGCCCTGGGCAACGTGGTGGTGGCGCCTGCCGCCCGTGGCCACGGCGTGGCGCGTTACCTGGTGCAATGCATGATCGACTTGGCCCGGGAGCAGT
Protein-coding regions in this window:
- a CDS encoding GNAT family N-acetyltransferase; its protein translation is MKLSHRPVRHHDIAALCCFPQGPDELFYMFPKASYPLTPDQLSDAIAQRSGSTVIEGDGVVLGFANFYKAEHGGVCALGNVVVAPAARGHGVARYLVQCMIDLAREQFAAREVWVSCFNHNTAGLLLYPQLGFVPFGIEERQAPDGNRVALVQMKQVLA